In the genome of Leptospira broomii serovar Hurstbridge str. 5399, the window CTTTAAGAATGACCGAAGGTAGAGCCTCTTCCGCATCGGTTCGAAATTCTCCTGATTTCTTTGCAAAAATATTTTCGGGAGCTTTGTCCTGTTTTACGTCTTCTTTCGAAATTCGGGATTGAATGAAGACATCGTCGTTTCGGGAAACCGAAACAAGGCCGATTCGACCCAGTTTCACGTTGTAAATTTTTGCCTTATCCAAAGTCTTTTCTTTGGGATTTCCGATTACGAACTTGAGTTCGCCCTCGGTTGTGAATGCTTTCACAAGGGATTGTTCGAAATCAGGGATATACATTAAGCCCGAAGCGATCGCAATTTGGTTCGGTACGTTCGTCGGAACTCTATTGACTATGCTAACTTGAAGCTCTTTGATATCCTTTCCTAACTTTACTCTTCCGTAAAGATACGGATTGTAATCATCTACGCGGAATTTAGAGCAAGCCAAATGGATAATCCCGATTGCGATGAGGAAAATTAAGGGGAAACGGAAGATTGTTTTTTCGTTTTTACTGGGTTTAAATAGATGCATAATTCGAAATGAATCCGAAGCGCGGGAATTCCGCCGATTTGGACGTAAACGGTACCATCCCGAGTATTCCATCAGAAAACAAGCAATTTCGACCAATCTAAGAAATCGTGTCCTCGGATGCGGTGGATTTTTTACTTTACACTAGGGCTTGTCCCAAATAATTTGAAAGGATATCGGGAACCACCCCATAGTATGGGTAGTAACAAGTCTAAGTTCGACATAAAAGTGTCGACTTTGACGGGAAACATCTCGCTCTCACAGGCGAGAGAGGCGGTTCAGAGACTCTCTGTAAGGCCGGCACTTGACAGTCAGTAAGGAAACGATCTCTTCTATCTTAGATGGTATCCTGCTCGCACCCGTTAAGTTGTACGCACTCATGGTTAGCCAAAGGCCCAACCATACGCTGATCGAGGTAGAGTTGGATCACCTCGAACACCCGTACGGTTCCGTCAGCCTTCTGGAATGTGAGCAAGTTTCCAGAAAACTGAATGAAGAGTTGGAGCGGATCTTCCCGGATCTGAACTACACTCTTAAAGTTTCTTCTGCTGGAGCGGAACGGAAACTGGTGCTTCCGGAGGACCTGGATCGGTTCCGTGGAATTCCAGTGCGCCTCGTGTACAGGGTTGAAGGTGAGTCGGGTGAGAAAGAGGGGATCTTCAGGATCCTGGATAGGCAGGGTGACCGTTTTATTTTGGAACCGTTTTCCAAACGGAAGAAAGGAAGCGGGAAAAAAAAGGAAGCCTTCTTGGAATTGAAGGATATACTGAAAGGAAATTTGTACGTAAGTATTTGATTATGGCAGTAAAGAAGAAAGAAGCCGAAGGCAATCTGTTGGAAGCAATTCAACAATTTTGCGCCGATAAATCCCTGGACCGGGAAGCGGTTATGGGAGTCATACGGGACTCTTTAATTACGGCCTATAAGAAAAAGTCCGGACTCGACGGTTTGGATGATACGGAAAATCCGATTAAGGTCGAATTCGCCTCGAATAACGAAGGCGATAACGTTGTCATCATTGTTCCACGGAAGGTCGTCGATGGAGAACCGAAAGACGGTTTGGAAATTTCTCTCGCGGACGCGAAAGTCACTCATCCGGAAGCCAGGATCGACGAAATATTAGAATTTAAAGAAAAGCCGATGGAGTTGTCCAGAATTATCTCCAGTCAAGCAAAACAAATGGTCTTCCAACGTCTCCGAGATATGGAGAAAGAGCTTTTATACGAAGAATATAAAGCGAAGGAAGGAGAACTAACTCACGGTTATTTCCAACGTTGGAAAAAGGACGCTATGTCGATCGACCTCGGAAAAGTGGAAGGCGTCATGCCTAAACGGGAGCAGAATCCCGGAGAAAAATACCACAGCGGCGACCGTTTAAAAGCGATCATTCAAAGGGTGGAATTAAGACCTCGTGAGCCGATTCCCGTAATCACTCTTTCTAGAGCTTCCGCCGATTTTGTTAAGAAATTATTTGAAATGGAAATTCCCGAGATCTACGACGGCCTCGTGGAGATTGTCAACGTTGCAAGGCAACCTTCCATACGAACAAAAGTGGTCGTGCACGCGACTCGCGGAGATATCGATCCTGTGGGAGCTTGCGTTGGGATGAAAGGTGTCCGGATTCAATCCATCGTGCGTGAACTCGGAAATGAGAGAATTGATATCGTCCAATATTCCAGCGACCCGACAGAGTTTATCGCGAATGCGATTTCTCCGGCGAAACCGTTCGATGTAAAGGTGGACACTCAAGGAAGAGAGGCAATGGTGATTGTTCCAGAAGAACAGCTTTCTCTTGCAATCGGAATTAACGGGTCCAACGTAAAGTTAGCCTCCCAATTGACGGGCTTTCGGATCGATATTAAAACAATTGCACAGTATAACGAAGAATTTTCCTCCCCGGAAGCGCGGGAGAGACTTGAGAAATTATTTAGTCCTCCTGCCGAAGAGGAGGAAGACGATGGCGCGACTCCCCTGGAAGACCTTCCCGGTCTTTCTGCTCGCCTAATCGGTCTTTTGCGGAGCGCCGGTATCAACGACGTAGAAACCTTGATCGAGATCAGTCAGGATGATTTGGCCAAACTCCCAGGAATCGGCCCGACTACCGCGACGCAAATTCTCAAAATTTTGGCTGAATCAGTGGAGTGGGTGGAAGAGGGTTAAATCTCTTCAATCACCCGAATATCGGGTGGGAAACCGGAAGGAACCGCCTTCGCAAGACCAGGAAATTATATGGAAGATAAGAATAAGACAATCAAGGAAAAGCTCCAAGGTTCTGCCGATGCCGGTAAGAAGAAGAAGCTGGTAATTAAAAAGAAGCCGGACGAGAAAAACTCCTCTCCCGCCTCCGGTTTCCGAAAAGAAACCTCGGGTGAACAGCAAGCTGCTCCTAGACAATCCGCTTCCGGAACCGGTGGCGGATCGAACACAAGGCAACAGTCTTCTTCCCATCCTAAAGAACAGCAATACTCAGAAACTAGACAAGATCGTCCGGAACCCCCTACTCCGAGAAGCCAACCGTTATTGGATGACGATACCTCTGGAAAAAAATCTCCCTTTCAGAGAGAAGACAATAATATTATAGTATCTCGTCCGAATCAAAGACAGACGTATTCCGGACCCAGTAGTAGGGATTCTTCTTCCGACAGCCAAGGTGGCGGCGGCGGATATCGCGGAGGCCAGGGCGGACAAGGCGGAGGATATCAAGGCGGCCAAGGTGGCGGCGGCGGATATCGCGGAGGCCAGGGTGGTCAAGGCGGAGGTTACCAAGGCGGTCAAGGTGGCGGCGGCGGATACCGCGGAGGCCAGGGCGGTCAAGGCGGAGGTTACCAAGGCGGTCAAGGTGGCGGCGGCGGATATCGCGGAGGCCAGGGTGGTCAAGGCGGAGGTTACCAAGGCGGTCAAGGTGGCGGCGGCGGATATCGCGGAGGCCAGGGCGGACAAGGCGGAGGTTACCGTGGAGGCCAAGGTGGTCCAGGCGGTGGCGGTGGATATCGTGGAGGTCCGGGTAGCGGCGGCGGCGCAGGTTTCCGCGGTCCAGGCGGACCCGGCTCCGGAGTTGCAGGGCCTCCTGGTGGAGAAGGCAGAGGTGTGCTCGGACCTTCCGGAAAAAAACGCGGTGGAGAAAAGGAAAAGTCAGGTCGATCGGAATCCTCTTTTGGCGCGGAAAATTCGAAGTTCTTTAAACAATCATATCGTAAACATAAAAGCGGCGGACCTACCGGGGTTTCCGTTCCGAAAGAGATTACAATATTAGAAAATGTTCAAGTCGGCGAGCTTGCCAAGAAAATGAATCTCAAGCCCGGCGACGTGATCGGAAAACTCATGAAGATGGGGATGATGGTCACGATCAATAATATTATCGATGCAGAAACAGCATCGATACTTGCGGACGAGTACGGCTGCAAAGTTAAGGTCGTTTCTCTTTATGAGGAAACTTTAATCGGAGAGGAAAAGGATAATCCGGAAGATTATATCCATAGACCGCCAGTCGTTACTATTATGGGGCACGTCGACCATGGTAAGACCAGGTTGTTGGATACTATCCGTAAATCCTCAGTTATTGATACCGAATCGGGTGGAATTACGCAGCATATCGGAGCTTACCAAGTAAAGACGCCGAGAGGGGAAATTACCTTCTTAGATACTCCGGGTCATGAGGCATTCACTTCGATGAGGGCTCGTGGTGCGAAAATTACGGATATCGTGATTCTTGTGGTCGCAGCCGACGACGGAGTAATGCCTCAAACGTTGGAAGCGGTATCGCATGCGAAAGATGCGAAGGTTCCGATCATTGTGGCAATCAACAAAGTCGATCTTCCTACCGCAAATCCAGAGAAGATTATGCAAGAACTCGCCAATCATGGACTTCAATCGGAAGAGTGGGGTGGCGATACCATGTATTGCAAAATTTCCGCAAAAGAGAATATAGGAATCGATAAACTCTTGGAAGCGGTGCTTTTACAAGCCGAAGTTCTGGACCTTAAGGCGAATCCGAAACGTAGAGCGAAAGGAACTATTGTAGAAGCAAAATTGGATCCGGGTCGTGGTGCCGTAGCAACCGTCCTAATTCAAAACGGAACACTCAGAGTGGGCGATCCGTTTGTCGCGGGAGTCTTTTCCGGACGTGTTCGAGCCATGTATGATGACTATGGACATTTGATCAAGGAAGCCGGACCGGCCTTCCCTGTTCAGGTAACCGGCTTGGATGGAGTTCCCGACGCGGGCGCTCCGTTCGATTCGATGGCGGATGAAAAAGAAGCCAGAAATATTTCCCAGCACAGAATCGAGTTCGAACGTATCGGTAACGCCGGAGCGACCGGTTCCAAAGTGACCTTGGAAAATATGAACGAGTTCATTAAACAAGGCGCATTAAAGGAACTGAAAGTTATCATCAAAGCGGACGTCCGCGGTTCTGCGGAGGCGATAAAAGAGGCTTTGGAAAAACTTTCCACTCCGGACGTGAAATTGAACGTGATTCAGTCCGGCGCAGGAGCCATCGTAGATATGGACGTTATGTTAGCTTCGGCCTCGAACGCTATCATAGTTGGATTCCACGTAAGGGCGAATCCAAAGACGATCGCGCTGGCGGAAAAAGAAGGCGTTCAGATCAAATACTACAGCATCATTTATCAGGTTGTAGACGAGATCAAGATGGCTATGGAAGGACTTCTCGAACCGGAGAAGATCGAAGAAGTCATCGGGACCGCCGAAATCCGCGAGGTTTTCAAAGTATCGAAAATCGGAAATATCGCGGGCTGTATGGTTACTTCCGGAAAGATTACGAAAGCCTCCGGCGTTCGCGTGATCAGCGAAGGAGTGATCGTTTTCGACGGAAAATTAAAATCACTGAGACGATTCAAAGACGAAGTAAACGAAGTTCTAAACAACTTCGAATGCGGTATTCAGTTGGAAGGATTCAACGATTTCAAAGTCGGAGATTCGATTGAAGCGTATACAGTCACGGTGATCAAACGGAAGCTAGACTAAGAGGTCGATTTTGAATCCTATCCGTAAAAGGAAGATCGAAGTGGAGACGGTGAGAACCGTCGCCATGATGATTCTTACCGGAAAGGTGAAGGATCCCAGAGTGCATATGGTTTCCGTTCACCGTTCGGAGTTATCAGACGACGCTAGATTCTTGAAAGTGTACGTTACCTCTATCGTGACGGATAAAAAGAAGGAAAAACTGTTGGCGGGATTGAATAGCGCCGCGGGAAAATTTGCAGCGACTTTATCGACGAAGTTGAATCTTCGAATGACTCCGAAGATTTCCTTTGTATGGGATGACGAATACATCCAAGGCTTAGATGAATCCCTTCGACTTACGAGAAAACCCACCAACCCGAACTGAAATCGGATTCTTACTTCTGGACAAACCTGTGGGAATGACTTCCTCGGACTTGGTCTTGAAGGCAAAGAAATCTCTCGGCCTGCGGAAAGTAGGACATACCGGCACCCTGGATAAGGCGGCCTCGGGCTTGATGCTTCTTCCAATCGGCTCTTCTACTAGCTTCTCTTCCTTGTTCTTGACCAAAGAAAAGGAATACATCGCAGAAGTTCAGTTCGGATTCTCTACCGATTCGGGTGACAGGGAAGGTTTGGTTTTGGAAGATTGGGAAATCGAGAAGACCAAGGCCTGGCTCATAGAGAATCGTCCTAAATTAGATGCGGTTTTACGAAATGTTCCCGAGTGGGAAGAGCAAACCGCGCCAGAGATCTCCGCCTTAAAAGTCGGCGGAAAAAGACGGGCCCAGCTTTTTCGGGAGGGCGTGGAAGTTCCGTCAAGCGTTAGGAAGATTAAAATTTACGAATTCGAAGTTCGTAATTTTGAAGAAACGGGACTCACGATTCGAACGAAGGTTTCGGGCGGTACTTACATTCGAAAGCTTGTAATGGATATTGGGGAGGCATGCGGGCTTCCGATGAGTCTCAAATCCTTGATTCGTACGAAGGTGGGAAAACTGATGTTGGAGCAGGCCGATGCCTTCGACTCCTTAGAATCAAAAACTGCGAAAATCCATCCTCCTGAAGAAATCTTGGACATTCCGACCTTAGAAATTCCGGGAACCGAAGTAAAAGACGTTTTTCATGGGAAGAAGATCAAATTGGAATGGATTCCTGCTCAGGAATTTCTTCTTACTTCTCCCGAAGGAGAGATCTTGGCTTGGTGTAGACGGGACGGTTTGCCGGGTAGTTTAACCTATAAATATTTAAAGGTCTTCCCTAAAAATTAGCTTGGACGCCCTGCCCTAGCCCCCGAAAATTGGCACAGGTACATTCAAAGCTATGATAACTACGGAAGCAAAGAAGCAAATTATATCCGCATTTGCAAAAGGAAGCGCAGACACTGGATCCACTGAGGTTCAAGTTGCGCTTCTGGACGCTCGCATTAAGGGTTTAAACGAGCATTTTAAAGGTCACAAGAAAGATTTTCATTCTAAAACGGGTTTACTTAAGCTCGTAAGCAAACGTAAGAAATTATTGGAATACCTAAAACGCAAAGATCTAGATCGTTACAAGAAGCTGATCGAAACTCTCGGACTACGTAAGTAAGGTCCGTCTCATGGCAAAATCTATTACCGGCCAATTCGGTCGGGATGCAATCACTCTCGAAACGGGAGACTGGGCAAAACAGGCTCATGGATCCGTAGTTTATAAAACCGGAAATTTGGTCCTTCTTGCAACCGTCTGCGCTGCCGACGAGCCGAAAGAAGGTCAGGATTTTTTTCCTTTAACCTGCGAATATTCCGAAAAGATCTATTCCGTTGGACGCTTTCCCGGCGGATATTTTAAACGGGAATCGAAACCATACGAGCACGAAGTACTTAATTCTAGAATCATAGATCGTCCCATCCGTCCTCTATTTCCGGAAGGATATTTTTGCGAAGTTCAGCTATTAGTTCAAGTGCTCTCCGCAGATACGGAAGTTTCTACCGCGGGGCATGCCTTGAATGCCGCGTCTGCGGCTCTTTCTATTTCCAATATTCCGTTTAACGGTCCGATCGCTGGAGCTCGTATCGGCAGAATTAACGGCGAGCTAATCATCAATCCTACAAATAAGGAAATCGTAAATTCCGATTTGGATTTGATCGTAGCCGGAACAAAAACTCATATCGTAATGATCGAAGGGGAAGCGAAAGAACTTTCCAATGAGGAAATGTTGGCCGCCTTGAAATTCGCGCAATCCCATATCTCTAAGTTCGTGGAACTTCAAGAAAACTGGGTCAAAGAATTGGCGATTGCCAAGAAAGAAGTCAAGCTCAAGCAAAAAGACGAAGCTTTGTTAACCGAAGTGCGTAAATATGCATTCGATAAACTTTCTGCTGCAAATCGTACATCGGATAAGCTGTCCCGCACCAAAGAAATTTCCAACGCTAACAAGGAAGTCGTCGAATATTTCAAGGCTACCGTTACGGAAGCGGAGAAAATCAAAGACATTAAAAATTTCTTACATGAACTCGAATACGAGATCGTTCGCGAACAAGTTTTAAAGGACGGTGTTCGTTTTGACGGTCGTAAACTGGATGAGATCAGGAATATTAGTGTCGAGATGAGCCCTCTCCCGGGTGTGCACGGTTCCGCAGTGTTTACCCGTGGACAAACTCAGTCCTTAGGGACTGTGACATTGGGAACCGCTTCCGATAACCAACGGTACGAAACGTTGGAAGGGCAGAAGGAAAAGAACTTCATGCTGCATTATAATTTCCCTGCGTTTTCTGTCGGAGAAGTACGAAGATCATCCGGTCCTGGTAGGAGAGAGATCGGGCATGGAAATTTGGCGGAAAGAGCCCTCAAACTTGTTCTGCCGAAACTGGATGATTTTCCGTATGTAATCCGAGTGGTTTCGGAAATTTTGGAATCAAACGGTTCCTCCTCTATGGCTTCGGTTTGTTCCGGTTCGCTCGCTTTGATGGCTGCAGGAGTTCCTATCAAATCTTCCGTTTCAGGAATTGCGATGGGACTTTTCTCGGACGATAAGGGCCGCTTTGCGGTTCTTTCGGATATCGCCGGCTTGGAAGATCATTTCGGAGATATGGATTGTAAAATCGCGGGAACGCGTAAAGGAATCACCGCCTTCCAAATGGACTTAAAAGTCACAGGCGTTGCGTTCGACGTTCTTGAATCGGTCTTTAACCAGGCTCAAAAGGCGCGCTTTCATATCTTGGATATTATGGAAAAACATATTTCCAAGGCCGAGGCAACGGTTTCTAGGAAGGCTCCTCGTATCATCATCAAACATATCCCGAAAGATCGAATCGGTGAGTTGATCGGTCCGGGTGGTAAGAATATACGTGCCATTATCGAAGCTTCCGGCGCGGATATCAATATCGACGATGACGGTCGAGTAACGATTGCGGGCGCCAATATGGAATCCGCGGAAAAAGCGGCCGGAATGGTCGAAGGTTTTTTTGCGGAAGTCGAAGTCGGAAAGATTTACGAAGGAAAAGTGAAGAGAATCACGGACTTCGGAGCCTTTGTTGAAATTCTCCCCGGCAAAGAAGGCCTTTGCCACATCTCCAAATTGGACTCTAAACGAGTGAATTCGGTTAAGGACGTTGTCCGCGAAGGCGAAATCATTAAGGTCCGAGTTTTGAACGTAGATAAGACCGGAAAAATAGATCTTTCTCGTAGAGACGCACTCGAAGTTTAATCTCATTTGCCGGCGAAATCATCGCCGGCTATTCCTCTCACATTGACTTTAAAAGAAGAACAAACCCATAAGATAGAGCTACCGAACGGCATCACCGTTCTATTCCAGCGTGCACCCTATACGGTTAGCGTTTCCCTCGGCGTTTATATAAGAATAGGATCCAGATCGGAAAGTCCGGAAGAAGCAGGTTACTGCCATTTCCTTGAACATATGTTGTTCAAGGACACCCAAAAGAGAACGGCAAAACAGCAAGCCGAAGATTGGGAAAGAGTAGGCGCCTATTCGAATGCTGCTACTTCTCGGGAATATACCAATTTTTATGCGACTTTAGCATCTCGAGACCTCGAACTCGGATTGGAACTACTTTCGGAAATGATGTTTCTTCCTTTGCTTCGAGATCAGGATATAAAGACGGAAGCCGAAGTGGTTTTGGAGGAGATGAAAGGCTATGAAGATTCTCCCGAAGACGGAGTACATGATTTTTACTATAATAATTTCTTTCCTGAAAATGCTTTAGGACGGGATATTATCGGAACGGAAAAAAGCATCAAAGCAGTTACTTCAAAATCGCTAAGGAAATTTTACGAGAAATACTACCACTCGGCAAACATGATTCTTTCTATTTCCGGCGATTATGAACCGGAATGGATTCTCAAAACAGTAGAAAAATATTTTTCCGTAAAAACGAATCGAAGGCTGACCGCCCATTTTGAAACTCCCCGAAAGGTATTCGGATATTTCCGCAAAGGAAATAAAGAAACTGAACAAGCATACTTTATCCTTGGAGGAGAAGGGCGTCCGAGAAGTTTTTACGATGCAACTCGTCTTTCTCTTCTGACTCACATTTTAGGCGGAGGAATGTCTTCTCGGCTTTTCCAGAAAATTAGAGAAGAGAAGGGGCTCTGCTATAACATTACGAGTTACCCTTCTTCTTATAGCGATATGGGAATTACTTCGATCGTTTGTTCTTCTTCGAAAGAGAGGTTTTTAGAGTCTATAACATTGATTCTGGAAGAATTACGAATCTTCTTGGATCTAGGAATCACATCAGCGGAACTCTCGGACGCAAAAACGAATCACGAAGGAAGTTTATCGATCGGATACGAGCACACCGAAAGTAGGATGAATAATATAGCCTTTCAAGAGATGTACTATGGGAAGTATTACACTTTAGAGGAACGAATCCGAGAAATTCATTCCGTAACTTTGGATGAATTGAATTCTTTGGCGAAGAAAATTTTCGCGCTTCCTAAATTGCATTTATCCGTCTTGGCAAAAATGAACGCTAAGGAAGAAGAGAAACTTAAAAAGATCTTCGAATCGTTTTCATATCCGGAGTGAAGGACCGCATGAAGATTGCTGTGAAAAAACTGCATACCAATGCTAAATTACCCGAAATTAAGACGTCGGGTTCGGCCGGGTATGATTTGTATTCTTGTTTGGAATCTCCGTTGGAACTCCCAGTCGGAGAAGTGAAGTTGGTGCGAACAGGTTTGGCTTTTGCAATCCCGGACGGGTTCCATTTTGAAATCCGCCCGAGATCGGGATTTTCCACAAAATTCACCATTTTGGTTCCGAATTCTCCCGGAACGATCGATTCAGATTATCGCGGTGAGCTCATGGTGCCTTTGCTGAACCTAGGAATGACTCCTTATCTTTTGGAAGACGGGGTTCGAATCGCTCAGTTGTTGATTCGCAGAACCTGGCTTACTGATTGGGAAATTGTCGAAGAGTTACCCGAAACTGCAAGAGGAGCCGGGGGCTTCGGTAGTACTGGATTATAAATCTAGCGCTCAATCAAATCTATTTGTAGATTCCGAATTCTGTATGAGCTCCCACAGAATCCACGTTTGAAAACTTCTTGCCAGAGGAATAGTTTTGTGGTAAGGAATTTTCCACCGCTTCGCTCCGGCCCCCGCCCAGGAAGGGTGGGGTGCATTAAGCCAATTCCACTCTCCACTCCAGATTCCGAATTCTGTAGGAGCTCCCACAGAATTTACGTTTGAAAACTTCTTGCCAGAGGAATAGTTTTGTGGTAGGGAATTTTCCACCGCTTCGCTCCGGCCCCCGCCCAGGAAGGGTGGGGTGCATTAAGCCAATTCCACTCTCCACTCCAGATTCCGAATTCTGTATGAGCTCCCACAGAATTCACCTTTGAAAACTTCTTGCCAGAGGAATAGTTTTGTGGTAAGGAATTTTCCACCGCTTCGCTCCGGCCCCCGCCCAGGAAGGGTGGGGTGCATTAAGCCAATTCCACTCTCCAAACTCCTGCTTAGTCCACCGACGTCCTCCCAAAATTGGAATCGCTTCTCCCTTCCTGAAAAAACTACCGATTCCCCATGATTAAGTCTCTTTTCCTTTCTTACTAAGATGCCGATTTTTAAGTGGTATGGAACCAAAAGCAGGAATGGACCGCAATATTATTATTTGGGAGAGGGGGCGAGCCGCTTTGCCTTACCTGTTGCTATTTACGGGAATTTTCTTAACCCTTTCGCTTGGTTCATTCACGATTGCCGACAACGGTGTTCAATCCAATCTCTTCGGTCGAACCGGACATTATTTGTCTTGGGGAATCCTGTATTTATTTGGAAATGCGGCTTTCGTACCGGGAATCATGCTGATTTTGACGGGAGGAATCCTTCTCGTACAGCCTAACCAAGATGCGACTACAAAGCTTCTTACGATTCCTCTCTTCCTGCTCGCGGTTTCGGTTAGCCTAAATGTTTTCGGAAATCCTTCTACGATTCCTTTCGCAGCTAACGGTGGTGTTCTCGGCCAAGCACTTGCGGTAGCCTTAGAGTATATTCTTGGCGCGACCGGACGATTGTTGATTCATTTCGTTATTTATTTCTACGGGATTCTCGTTTATTTGAATGAATCTCCTATTCATTTTCTAGGTAGAATCATGGCTCAGGGGGGATTTTCTCTCTCTGATTGGAAAAAGCAATGGTTGGCGGGTTATCGCCAACCGTTGGGGGAAGAAAGAGAACCTTATACACGACTCTTTCCGGAAGCCCCCTCGTCCCCGATCGCGGAAAATATCACTAAGCTCATGAAGACCTGGAAAAGGCCGAGCTCCGAATTTTCTGAATCGGAAGTCCCTCCTTGGTTTAAACGGGAAACGGTTTCTCCTAACGGAAACTCCTTATATTCCATTCCTCGTTCCCCGGAAACATCCGAAAGAAAAAGCGCGAATTCCTTACTGCAAAGAGAAGCTACCGCTTCGGTATCTACCTACGATTCCAAAATTCGTTACAAAAACTCGGGTCTTTTGGACGGATTTTTCGAGGAAGATAGAAAAGTATTTCAGTTCAGAAGCGCTTCCCCAGATTTATTAGAAAAAGTTTATGGGTCTCCGGTAAAGGATGAATCCCGTGATAGAGGCAGATGGGAACTTCTTGATCTCAGGACGAATGTGCCGGCTGAAGTCGAGGATGTGGAGCCCGATTCGGTAGAACCGTCGAAAGTCACCGAGTCTAATCCCGCGACGATGACCGCTTCTTCCGATATGTCGGAACCTCCCGATTTTACCGAGTCTGAAACGGAATGGGAGGAGGATGAAGATCTTTCCGAAGAACATATCTTGGAAGATGACGGTGACCAAGATTTCGAGGAAGAAGCAGAAAACGATTCAAGTATATCAGAACCTTCTACTGTAGCTCCTCCGATAGAGGTGATTCCCGCCGTAGTTAAGGAAAAAGTTTTTCTTCCCGAAGTCATCGTTAGTAAACCTAAGCAGGCTGAGCTTCCGTTTACACCCGTTTCTATGGTCCCGATATTTCGCTCGAAAAGATCCGTATATCACATTCCTTTAAACAGATTACATACGAATCCGACGAAAGTCCATGAGGCTCTATTCAAAGTCGAATCGGAGAAAGTGGCTTTCGAAATTGTGAACGCTCTGAAAGTTTACGGATATGAAACCAAAGTCGTCGCTTGGGAAAGAGGACCGATTATTACCCGCTACGAACTGACTCCTCCACCTGGGGTGAAGCTAGGTAGAATCACGTCCTTAACGGATGAACTCAGAATGTACCTTGCGGTCAAGAATGTTCGAATCGTGGCGCCTATACCAGGAAAATCCACGATCGGGATCGAAGTTCCGAATAAACATCGCGAGGACGTTTTGTTAGGGGATATTTTACGCTCTTCTTTGGTTCCAAAAGCGAAGAAGGATTTGAATATCATCATCGGAAAGGATATTTCAGGTAAGTTAGTCTCTATCGATTTGAATAAACTCCCGCACCTCCTTGTAGCAGGAACGACCGGCTCCGGTAAATCGGTTTGTTTGAACTCTATGATCGCCTCCCTTGTATTGAATCTTTCTCCCGAGGAAGTTCGTTTTATCATGGTAGACCCCAAGATGGTGGAGTTAACCCTCTTTGAAGATATTCCGCATCTATTAATGCCGGTCATTAAAGACGCGAGAAAGGCGACAAAAGCATTGGCTTGGGTAATCCAAGAAATGGAATCTCGCTATGAAGCGGTCTCCCAATTGAAGTGCCGTGATTTTAGATCTTATAACGAAAAAGTGGAGGATTATTATCATAAAGAAGGCTATTCAAAAATGCCTTACATAGTCGTATTCATAGACGAGTTGGCCGACTTGATGATGGTATCCGGGAAGGACTTGGAGGATGCAATCACGCGGATCAGCCAAAAATCCAGAGCAGTAGGCATTCATTTAGTGATGGCGACTCAGAGGCCGTCCGTCGACGTCATAACAGGTTTAATTAAGGCTAACTGTCCTGCTCGAATCGCTTTTCATGTG includes:
- the truB gene encoding tRNA pseudouridine(55) synthase TruB; amino-acid sequence: MNPFDLRENPPTRTEIGFLLLDKPVGMTSSDLVLKAKKSLGLRKVGHTGTLDKAASGLMLLPIGSSTSFSSLFLTKEKEYIAEVQFGFSTDSGDREGLVLEDWEIEKTKAWLIENRPKLDAVLRNVPEWEEQTAPEISALKVGGKRRAQLFREGVEVPSSVRKIKIYEFEVRNFEETGLTIRTKVSGGTYIRKLVMDIGEACGLPMSLKSLIRTKVGKLMLEQADAFDSLESKTAKIHPPEEILDIPTLEIPGTEVKDVFHGKKIKLEWIPAQEFLLTSPEGEILAWCRRDGLPGSLTYKYLKVFPKN
- the rpsO gene encoding 30S ribosomal protein S15, whose product is MITTEAKKQIISAFAKGSADTGSTEVQVALLDARIKGLNEHFKGHKKDFHSKTGLLKLVSKRKKLLEYLKRKDLDRYKKLIETLGLRK
- the pnp gene encoding polyribonucleotide nucleotidyltransferase, with amino-acid sequence MAKSITGQFGRDAITLETGDWAKQAHGSVVYKTGNLVLLATVCAADEPKEGQDFFPLTCEYSEKIYSVGRFPGGYFKRESKPYEHEVLNSRIIDRPIRPLFPEGYFCEVQLLVQVLSADTEVSTAGHALNAASAALSISNIPFNGPIAGARIGRINGELIINPTNKEIVNSDLDLIVAGTKTHIVMIEGEAKELSNEEMLAALKFAQSHISKFVELQENWVKELAIAKKEVKLKQKDEALLTEVRKYAFDKLSAANRTSDKLSRTKEISNANKEVVEYFKATVTEAEKIKDIKNFLHELEYEIVREQVLKDGVRFDGRKLDEIRNISVEMSPLPGVHGSAVFTRGQTQSLGTVTLGTASDNQRYETLEGQKEKNFMLHYNFPAFSVGEVRRSSGPGRREIGHGNLAERALKLVLPKLDDFPYVIRVVSEILESNGSSSMASVCSGSLALMAAGVPIKSSVSGIAMGLFSDDKGRFAVLSDIAGLEDHFGDMDCKIAGTRKGITAFQMDLKVTGVAFDVLESVFNQAQKARFHILDIMEKHISKAEATVSRKAPRIIIKHIPKDRIGELIGPGGKNIRAIIEASGADINIDDDGRVTIAGANMESAEKAAGMVEGFFAEVEVGKIYEGKVKRITDFGAFVEILPGKEGLCHISKLDSKRVNSVKDVVREGEIIKVRVLNVDKTGKIDLSRRDALEV
- a CDS encoding M16 family metallopeptidase — encoded protein: MTLKEEQTHKIELPNGITVLFQRAPYTVSVSLGVYIRIGSRSESPEEAGYCHFLEHMLFKDTQKRTAKQQAEDWERVGAYSNAATSREYTNFYATLASRDLELGLELLSEMMFLPLLRDQDIKTEAEVVLEEMKGYEDSPEDGVHDFYYNNFFPENALGRDIIGTEKSIKAVTSKSLRKFYEKYYHSANMILSISGDYEPEWILKTVEKYFSVKTNRRLTAHFETPRKVFGYFRKGNKETEQAYFILGGEGRPRSFYDATRLSLLTHILGGGMSSRLFQKIREEKGLCYNITSYPSSYSDMGITSIVCSSSKERFLESITLILEELRIFLDLGITSAELSDAKTNHEGSLSIGYEHTESRMNNIAFQEMYYGKYYTLEERIREIHSVTLDELNSLAKKIFALPKLHLSVLAKMNAKEEEKLKKIFESFSYPE
- the dut gene encoding dUTP diphosphatase; this translates as MKIAVKKLHTNAKLPEIKTSGSAGYDLYSCLESPLELPVGEVKLVRTGLAFAIPDGFHFEIRPRSGFSTKFTILVPNSPGTIDSDYRGELMVPLLNLGMTPYLLEDGVRIAQLLIRRTWLTDWEIVEELPETARGAGGFGSTGL